Proteins from a single region of Streptomyces griseiscabiei:
- a CDS encoding PTS-dependent dihydroxyacetone kinase phosphotransferase subunit DhaM codes for MADKMNENGEKGEKLVGIVLVSHSAAVAASVAELARGLAGAGAGVPVAPAGGTGDGGLGTSAELISAAAASVDRGAGVAVLTDLGSAVLTVKALLAEGDELPADTLLVDAPFVEGAVAAVVTASTGADLAAVAAAASEAYTYRKE; via the coding sequence ATGGCTGACAAGATGAACGAGAACGGCGAGAAGGGCGAGAAGCTCGTCGGCATCGTGCTGGTGTCGCACAGCGCCGCCGTCGCCGCGTCGGTGGCCGAGCTGGCGCGGGGACTCGCCGGTGCGGGCGCCGGCGTTCCGGTCGCCCCGGCCGGCGGCACCGGGGACGGCGGGCTGGGTACCAGCGCCGAACTGATCTCGGCGGCGGCCGCCTCCGTCGACCGGGGTGCCGGGGTCGCGGTGCTCACCGATCTCGGCAGCGCGGTCCTCACCGTGAAGGCCCTCCTCGCCGAGGGCGACGAACTCCCCGCGGACACCCTGCTGGTCGACGCCCCGTTCGTCGAGGGCGCGGTCGCCGCGGTCGTCACGGCCTCGACGGGCGCGGACCTCGCGGCGGTGGCCGCCGCGGCTTCGGAGGCGTACACGTATCGAAAGGAGTAG